A genomic window from Montipora capricornis isolate CH-2021 chromosome 8, ASM3666992v2, whole genome shotgun sequence includes:
- the LOC138014499 gene encoding uncharacterized protein, whose protein sequence is MLRLLLVIALAKIQVRPTNGKPASQIPKKNSAPTLSSKVTEPTGCTFNGKWYPPGSEISKKLDGYGGCYRMYCDADGHLVTRDDWNCGRTAYPTTEPPPKPTASPSHGCFVNGKWYPPWSDVTQGSDGNGWCYGTYCADSSLIAWDDWNCGTTTTTTATPEPENPGCFYNGEWYPPGSEISNGTDGKGWCYGSSCTAESKVVEWDNWNCDSPEQTTQTTIAPTTILVSEQTPTPIPTSTPALVATKVPIPLGCLQDGAWYEPGSEISRESNGEGWCHGIFCDSNGKIVAWDDWNCERAENSNPEQSLPSPQQGCYYENQWHPFGSIFEGTDKGGCKYGAICEMDGKVIRWDEINCKQSD, encoded by the coding sequence ATGCTGCGTCTTTTGTTGGTGATTGCGTTGGCAAAGATTCAAGTACGTCCAACGAATGGGAAACCTGCATCacaaataccaaaaaaaaattctgcccCAACTCTGTCTTCAAAAGTAACGGAACCCACGGGATGCACGTTTAATGGAAAATGGTACCCACCTGGGAGTGAAATCAGTAAAAAATTGGATGGTTACGGTGGTTGTTACCGTATGTATTGTGATGCAGATGGACATTTAGTAACCCGGGATGACTGGAACTGTGGTAGAACAGCATACCCAACCACAGAACCACCTCCAAAACCAACAGCCAGTCCATCTCATGGATGTTTCGTAAATGGCAAATGGTATCCACCCTGGAGTGATGTTACCCAGGGATCAGATGGCAATGGTTGGTGTTATGGTACTTACTGTGCAGACAGTTCTTTAATAGCATGGGATGACTGGAACTGTGGCACAACCACTACAACAACAGCTACTCCTGAGCCTGAAAATCCTGGATGTTTCTATAATGGTGAATGGTATCCACCAGGTAGTGAGATCAGCAATGGAACAGATGGTAAAGGGTGGTGTTATGGTAGCTCCTGTACAGCTGAGAGTAAGGTTGTGGAATGGGACAACTGGAATTGCGATTCACCTGAACAGACCACCCAAACCACTATTGCCCCTACAACTATTTTGGTATCGGAACAAACCCCAACTCCAATCCCTACATCTACTCCCGCACTGGTAGCCACTAAGGTCCCTATTCCACTTGGCTGCCTTCAAGATGGAGCCTGGTATGAACCAGGCAGTGAGATAAGCAGGGAATCAAATGGGGAGGGATGGTGTCATGGAATATTCTGTGATTCCAATGGTAAGATTGTGGCTTGGGACGACTGGAACTGTGAAAGAGCAGAAAATTCCAACCCAGAACAATCTCTACCATCACCTCAACAAGGATGTTATTATGAAAACCAATGGCATCCCTTTGGAAGCATTTTTGAGGGGACTGATAAAGGAGGGTGCAAGTATGGAGCCATTTGTGAAATGGATGGAAAAGTTATACGCTGGGATGAAATTAACTGCAAACAATCTGATTAG